Genomic DNA from Lutibacter sp. A80:
ATTATATCTGGAGGCAATTTAATATCTGTATTTGACGCTTTACGGTAAGCCTCTTCAAACTTTTTATTTAAATTTTCGTCCATTATATTAAGCTTCAGGTACTATATTTCGGCAATTGTTTGTATTCCACCTTTTACTTTATCGTTTAAGTTTACCTTTATTTTAGTGTTTAAAGGTAAGAAAACATCTACTCTAGATCCAAATTTAATAAATCCAGCATCTTCTCCTTGTACAACTTCCATAGAAGGTTTGGCATAATTTACAATTCTTCTTGCTAAAGCACCAGCTATTTGTCTATATAACACATCTCCATAAACTTTATTGTTGACAACAACTGTAGTTCTTTCGTTTTCTTCAGAAGATTTAGGATGCCAAGCAACTAAAAATTTACCTGGGTGATATTTACTAAATTTTACAATACCACTTAAAGGGAACCTTGTTACGTGAACATTTAAAGGCGACATAAATATGGATACTTGAATTCGTTTATCTTTAAAATATTCTTTTTCAAATACTTCTTCAATTACTACTACTTTTCCATCAACAGGAGCTATAATTGCATTTTGATTTAAAGTGGTGTTTCTTTTTGGGTTTCTAAAAAACTGTAAAATTATTACATAAAATAAAAGTAGTACTAGAGCTAAAAGTTTATTTAACCAATTTAAACTTACTAAATTTTCAATAAGTATTATTCCAACTCCAATTATTATAGTTGCAGTTAAAATTATTTTATAACCTTCTTTGTGAAACATAATTTAATGAACTAGTTGTAAATAAATAAAAATAAACGGAGCAGCAAAAATTGCACTATCAAATCTGTCTAAAAATCCACCGTGCCCTGGTATAAAGTTACTACTATCTTTAACAGCAGCTTGTCTTTTAAACATAGATTCTATTAAATCTCCTAATACTCCAAAGATACTAACAATTCCGGCAATAACAACCCATTGTATTTGAGTTAAACTAGGAAATTGATTGGTTAATACAAATATAATACTAGTAATAAAGGTAAATGCCATTCCTCCTATAAATCCTTCTATGGTTTTATTTGGTGAAATGCGTTCTAATAGTTTGTGTTTTCCGATGGCATTTCCAACTAAATACGCAAAGGTGTCGTTTACCCAAATTAAAATAAAAACACCTAAAATAGTAGTGTTAACATAGTTGAATGAAGAGTTTAAAAATGGGATTTGTACCATTAAAGTAAATGGAACTACAATATAAATTACCGATAAAAATATTTTTCCAAGATGGGTAATTACTTCATCTTTGTTTGCAAAAAGAATAGAGGCAAAAGTTATAAATATTGTTAAAAATAAAGCAACTCCAACATATTCAAAAATTATTCTAGAAGGAATATCTTCAACGTTTAAAATATTTCCAAAAACAAAAAAAAGGCATCCTATTATATAAGGAAATATACTTTTTAAAGCAATCATTCTTTTAAATTCATATAAGCACAATATCATTAAAGTAAAGAATAGGCATATAAATGTAATTTTACTGTATAGTATTGAAAATATTAATACACTAGCAAAAATAAATCCAGATAGTGCACGTTTTAAAAATTTTCCCATAAATTATAAATCTTCAAAAAGTAGTAAATATAAGTTTTTTGAATTAGTATTCCCATAATTCATAAAGTCATCATCTTTACTCTTTAGGTTGTAATTTTTAATAGCACTAATATTACTAGGTATATTACCTTTGTAGCGTGTTTTAATTCCTGTTAAACTTTCACCTTTAGTTTTTACTAACTGACTGGTGGTAGCATAGACAATAAAATGTTCTGATAAATCCGATATTTTATGCTCTTTTAACTGATTTGAAGAGAATAAAATACTTCCATTTTCTGCAATTAAATGTTCGCAGCTTAAAAAAGTTGGAAATTTATTAGATAGTTTGTTCGTGGTTTTAATATTTAATGATTTTATTAATTTTAATAAATCATTATCATTACAATTAATAGTTTCCCAATAATTTTCTTGAATAATATTTTTCAAATTCAACACTACTTCTTGTAATGTAGTACAATACAAAAACTTACCATTGTTCTTAATAAAATTTTCTACAAAAATTTGATCAAGTGGCAAGTTTTGTAATTCAGAAGAAGGTTCTTCAGTTACTTTTTGTTTTGGTGTACTAAATAATTTTTTGAATAAATTCATTTGCTGCTTTGAATAAATTCAAAATTATGAAAAACTTATTAAACTATTCTGTTGTTTCAGATGAATTTTCAATATTTGGTGTTTCAGATGAATTTTTATGTTCAATTTCATCAATTATCTCCTCTTTATCAAAGGGTCTACTACCAAAAATTAATTCTAAATCTTTTTTAAAGATAACTTCTTTTTCAAGTAAAAGTTCAGCAAGAGTAACCAATCTATCTTTATTGTCAGTTAATATTTTTATAGCTCGTTGGTATTGTTGTTCTATAATTAAAGAAATTTCTTTATCAATTGTTTGAGCCGTTTCTTCACTATAAGGTTTTGTAAAATTATAATCAGACTGTCCACTAGAGTCGTAATAAGTAATGTTACCAATTTTGTCATTTAGACCATAAACAGTAACCATTGCTTTAGCTTGTCTAGTAACTTTTTCTAAATCGTTTAAAGCACCCGTTGAAATTTTATCAAACATTATTTTTTCTGCAGCTCTACCAGCTAAAGTAGCACACATTTCGTCAAGCATTTGTTCTGCTTGTACAATTTGACGCTCCTCAGGTAAATACCAGGCAGCTCCTAAAGATTGTCCTCTAGGTACAATGGTAACTTTTACTAATGGTGCGGCGTGTTCTAGCATCCAACTAGCTGTTGCATGTCCTGCTTCGTGAAAAGCAATAGTTTTCTTTTCTTTAGGTGAAATTAATTTATTTTTCTTTTCTAAACCTCCAACAATTCTATCAACAGCATCTAAGAAATCTTGATGATGTACGGCTTTTTTACCTTTTCTGGCAGCAATTAAAGCAGCCTCATTACATAAGTTTGCAATATCTGCACCCGAAAAACCAGGTGTTTGTTGCGATAAAAACGCTACATCAGCATCTTTATCTGTTTTAATAGGTTTTAGGTGTACTTTAAATATAGCTTCACGTTCTTTTAAATCTGGTAAATCAACATAAATTTGACGATCAAATCTACCAGCTCTTAAAAGTGCTTTGTCTAAAACATCAGCTCTATTTGTAGCAGCTATAACAATTACATTGGTATCTGTACCAAAACCATCCATTTCTGTCAATAGCTGATTTAGGGTATTTTCTCTTTCATCGTTTCCACCAGTCATATTGCTTTTTCCTCTTGCTCTACCTACGGCATCAATTTCATCAATAAAAATAATTGAAGGTGCTTTTTGTTGTGCTTGTTTAAATAAATCTCTAACACGAGACGCTCCAACACCTACAAACATTTCAACAAAATCTGAACCTGATAAAGAGAAAAAAGGAACACCAGCTTCTCCTGCAACAGCTTTTGCTAATAAGGTTTTTCCAGTACCAGGAGGGCCAACTAATAAGGCTCCTTTTGGTATTTTTCCACCAAGAGAGGTGTATCTATCTGGATTTTTTAAGAAATTTACAATCTCTTGAACTTCTTCTTTAGCACCTAATAAACCTGCAACATCTTTAAAAGAAGTTTTAACTTTTTGGTCTTGATCAAATAATTTAGCTTTAGATTTTCCAATGCTAAATATTTGGCCACCGCCACCACCTGAGCCACCGCCAGACATTCTACGCATAAAATAAATCCATAGACCAATTAAAAAGATAAAAGGTAAATACATAAATAATGTATCTATAAAATCTGTTTTAGCTTCAAATTTAACGTCAAACGATAAATCATATTCCTCTTTTGTAGTTTCTAAATTTTCTTGAAATTTATTTAAATCACCAAATTTGTAATAATACATTGGTGAATTAGCAGAATAAAGAGAGCCTTTATTTTTTTTATGCTGTTCTTTGTCTGAAGCTTCATTTTTAATAAAAACATTAGCAACGCTATTATTAATAATTAAAATGCGCTCAATATCATTTTCTTTAAGAATGTTTTCAAATTCATTCTGACTTAAATTTTTAGTAGATAAGCTATCGCTATTAAAGATTTGATATCCTATAAAAAGTGCAAAAACAATTCCATAAATCCAATAGAAATTGAATTTAGGTGGTTTTATATTTTTATTTTTTGATGTATTTTTTTTCTCTTGACTCATTTAGTTTTTTTCAAAAAGGTGAAGTATTTATTTAGTTAGATGTAGGTATTGATGTTATTTTTGCATCACCCCACAAACTTTCAATGTCGTAATATTCGCGTACACTTTTTTGAAAAACATGTACAACTACGTTAGTATAATCTAGTAAAACCCATTCGGCGTTAGATTCTCCTTCAACATGCCAAGGCTTTTCTTTACATAATTTACCAACTTGTTTTTGAATAATACCAGAAATGGCATTTACGTGTGTATTTGAATTCCCTGTCGCTATTATAAAATAATCGCAAACAGTATTATCTATCTCTCTTAAATCTAAAATTTGAATATCAAGACCTTTAATTTCATCTATTGCCTTTATAATCACCGCAATTAATTCGTCTGCGCTTACATTTTTTCTTGTCATTAATTTTTTTTTATTTGGTTACAAAGTTATTATTTTTTTATCATAAATTGTCATTTAAATAACTTTGTTGAAATTATAAACTACAAATGAATATTATCAAACTTAATGCCATTGATTCTACCAATTCTTACTTAAAGAAACTAGTTCAAAAAAGTACTTTAGATACGTTTACTGTTGTTGTTGCAAAACATCAAACTTTAGGAAGAGGTCAGTTAGGAACTACTTGGGTTTCAGAACAAGGTAAAAATCTGACTTTTAGTATTTTAGTTAATTTTAAGAGCTTTAAAATTCAAGATCAGTTTTATTTAAGTATGGCTGTTTCTTTAGGTTTAATTTCTGCATTAAGAGCTTTTGTAGATGTGCCATTTAAGATAAAATGGCCAAACGACATATTGGCAGAAAAGGATAAAATAGCTGGAATTTTAATTGAAAATATTTTAAGAGGTGCGTTTATAAATTATTCAATTATAGGAATTGGTTTGAATGTTAATCAAGAAATATTTCCGAATGACATAGAAAATGTAACTTCATTAAAAAAATTATCGGGTACTACTTTTAACGAAGATGAATTGCTTTCAAATATTCTTGTTTCAATAGAAAAGTATGTGAAATTAATAGAAGAAGATGCTTTTGAAAGTTTGAAAAAAATGTACTTAGCAGAGCTTTATAAAATAAATACTCCAGCCATGTTTGAAGATAATGAAGGGGAGATTTTTTTGGGGAAAATAATTTCTGTTGATGTAAATGGGAGACTTGTTGTTGAACTTGAAAATGAAACGACTCGCAAATTTAATTTAAAAGAAATCAAATTTGCGAGTCGTTAACTATACCTTATATATAATATAAATTATAATTTGGACGCGTTTTCTGTTAAAGTATTAATGAATTTTTGAAGAGGTCCCTTAACCATCATTGCCATCATCGGGTTAAAATCACCTTCAAATAGTAATTGTGTTTCACAAGAGTTTTCAGAAACTACATCTATAGTTACAGTTAAAGAAAAATCTAATTTACTACTTGCTGCGCCTAAAACAATTTTATCGAATTCTTGTTTTTCTTTTACTACCAATCTAATTTCTGGCATTCCTTTTAATCCAAAAATAAAAGAATCACCATCAACTTCAAATTTAGTATTGTTTTCGGGCATTAATTGCTCAAAATTGTTAAGATCTGTTAAAAACTCAAAAAATTCTTTTTGAGATTTATTTATAATCGATTTTTTAGTTTCTAAATTCATAAATATGTTTTTATTGATTCCATTCACTTGGATTTTCTCTCCAAAGCGTAAGCGTTTCTAATTCTTTTGTAGAAATATAACTGTTATCTAAAGAAAGTTCTAATAAATGATGATAATCACTTAATGTGGTTAGTCTAACATCTGCTTCTTTAAAATTTTCTTCAGCAACTTTAAAGCCATAATTAAATATAGCTACCATACCTTTAACATTGGCACCTTCTTCTTTTAGTGCTTTAACAGCATTTAGGCTACTTTTTCCAGTGCTTATTAAATCTTCAACAACAACTACATTTTTATTTTTCTCTAAAAAGCCTTCAATTTGGTTTTTTCTTCCGTGGCTTTTAGGTTCAGGTCTAACATACACAAAAGGTACATTTAAATGCTGGGCTACTAAAACTCCAATAGCTATTGCACCAGTTGCTACACCTGCTATAACATCGGGTTTTCCATATTCTTGTTCAATTATATTAGCTAAGTTTTCTCTTAAATAATTTCTTATTTTAGGAAAAGAAAGCGTAGTTCTATTATCACAATAAATAGGAGATTTCCAACCAGAAGCCCATGAAAACGGATCGTTTGGTTGTAACTTTATAGCTTTTATCTGTAATAAAAGCTCAGCTGTTTTTTTTGCTGTATCTTTGTTCATAATCATAATGCAAATGTATAAAGTTTTTGTGAATGACTGTCCAATTATTTTGACAGAAAACAATAAAATATCAACAAAATATAAAACGGTAAGCTTTAATCCTTTAGAAATTAAAGCAATTGTAACCGATTTATTTGAAAATAAAATTCTTGGAATATGTTTAATATGTAAAGATTTAAAGGCTGATTGGCAGTTGTTTAAGTCTGTTTTTAAAATAGAGCGAGCGGCCGGAGGAAAAGTAATTAACTTAAATAATGAAGTGTTGTTTATTTACAGGTTAAATAAATGGGACTTGCCTAAAGGTAAATTAGAGAAAGGTGAATCTATACAAAATTGTGCTATTCGTGAAGTAGAAGAAGAATGTGGAATTACTGGGCTTACAATTTCAAAATTTCTAGGAAAAACATATCATATTTTTGAAAAAAAAGAAAAGATGATACTTAAAATAACTTCTTGGTTTTTAATGGATACTAATTTTAAAGATGAATTAACACCGCAAAAAGAAGAAGATATTGAACAAGCAATTTTTAAAAATACTGAAGAAATAAATACTGCTTTAGAAAATACGTATGAAAATATAAAGTTGTTATTTAAGTAATTGAAATATTTAATAGCATACAAAATTTGTTTAAATAGTTAAATCTAAAATAGTAATACGTATAACAATTTAAAAATCAAATACATTAATAATAATACCACAAATTTTATTTACTTATATTTGCCACTTTTTTAAAATAATATTTAATGACAAAATTTATAACTAAAAGAGTATCAAACGTTAGAAACGATGTTTTATCTGGAATAACTGTAGCTTTAGCTTTAGTTCCTGAAGCCGTTGCATTTGCATTTGTAGCAGGTGTTGATCCATTAGTTGGTTTATATGCTGCTTTTATGGTAGGTTTAATTACTTCAATTTTTGGAGGAAGACCAGGTATGATTTCTGGAGCAACTGGAGCCTTGGCTGTAGTTATGGTTAGTTTAGTTTCCGAAGGAAATGCTTTAGGTAATCCTGGTGAGAATTTAGGATTGTATTATTTATTTGCAACCGTAATTTTAATGGGAATATTTCAAGTTTTAGCAGGTCTTTTAAAGCTTGGTAAATTTGTTCGTTTAATTCCGCATCCTGTAATGATGGGATTTGTAAACGGATTGGCAATTGTTATATTTCTTTCTCAATTGGGTATGTTTAAAAGAACAGTAGGTGGTGAAAAAGTTTGGCTAGAGGGGAATCAATTATATGTAATGATTGGTTTGGTAGCTTTAACTATGCTTATAATGTGGGGATTGCCAAAAATTAAAAAAGCAGAAAAATTGCCAGAGGCTTTAATTGCCATTTTAATTGTTACCGGAGTTGCTATTTTTATAAATTTTGATGTTGCAACTGTAGGCTCTTTTATTAGAGATGGAGGTGGAACAGGTTTAAAAGGTGGCTTTCCTACTTTAAAGTTAGAAACTTTTGCAAAAGTTCCATTTACTTGGGACTCTATAGTATTTATATTACCGTATGCATTAATTTTAGCAGCTATTGGTTTAATAGAATCCTTAATGACTTTAAATTTAGTTGACGATTTAACAGAAACTCGTGGAGATGGAAATAGAGAATGTTTAGCGCAAGGTGGAGCTAATATTGTTATCGGTTTGTTTGGTGGAATGGGTGGTTGTGCTATGATTGGTCAATCTATTATAAATATTAAAGGTGGTGGTAGAGGCAGATTATCAGGTATTGTTGCTGCTATTATGTTACTGTTGTTTATTTTATTTGGTTCTTCATATATAGAACAAGTTCCAATAGCAGCTTTAGTAGGTGTAATGTTTATGGTGGTTATTGGTACTTTTGCTTGGAGTAGTTTTAGAATTATTAATAAAATTCCTAGAGCAGATTTATTTGTTTTAATTTTAGTTTCGGCATTAACGGTAATTTTCGATTTAGCAATTGCAGTAATTGCGGGTGTTATCTTTAGTGCATTGGTTTTTTCTTGGGAAAATGCTACACGAATTAGAGCAAGAAAAAGAATGAAAGAGGATGGTACTAAAACTTATGAAATTTGGGGACCGTTATTTTTTGGCTCAATTTCAACATTTATGGAGAAATTTGATGTGAAAAATGATCCAGATCATGTAGAAATTGATTTTGTTGAATCTAGAGTTTCAGACCATTCAGCAGTTGAAGCTATTTTTAATTTAGTTGAAAAATATGAAACAGCTGGCAAAAAAATTTATTTAAAGCATTTAAGTGAAGAATGTAAAGTATTATTACATAAATCTAGTCCAAAGTTTAAAGAGGTTATTATTGAAGCTATCGATGATCCACGTTACCATTTAGCGGCAAATCCAGAAAAATTTACAAAAGGTTTATTTGAAAATTAATTAGCTTAATAGGAGAAGTTAAATAACTATAGGTTTAACTTCTCCAGGAAGCATATTTTGAAGTTTAAAGTTGCCAATTCTTACTCTAACTAGGCGTAAAGTTGGAAATCCAACTACAGCAGTCATTTTACGAACTTGTCTAAATTTACCTTCGGTTAAAGTAATAGAAATCCAGCTTGTTGGGCCATGGCGTTCATCTCTAATTTTTTTATTTCTTTTTGGTAATAAAGGAGTTTCTATCTTTTTAACGGAGCATTTTTTAGTTAGATATTTCCCTGATTCAGTACTAATTTCAACACCGTTTTTCAATATTTCTATAACTTCAGAAGAGATAATACCATCAACTTGGGCATAATATTCTTTTTCTATTTTAGAACTTCTAATATACTCGCTTGTTTTTCCATTGGTAGTTAATAATAATAAGCCTTCAGAAGGTTCATCTAAGCGACCTATTGCCATAGTGTTTTCTGGAAAATTGTATAAATCACCCAACATTTTTTTATTGGTACGTTTTGTTTGGTTATTTATAAATTGACTTAAATATCCGTCTGGTTTGTAAATTGCAAAATGTTGATGTTTAGTGTTTTCCATTTAAAATTTGATAAACTAATTCTTTTGTTAGCTCTTTTCCTGCAGCTTTTTTTCTAATATCATCAAAACTAAAAATAAAATCGCAACCATTTTTATATTCGCTACAGCCGTAAGCAGTTTTGCCTTTTAAAATAGTACCTTTTTTACATTTAGGGCAATTGATTTTTTCAGGTGTATTTTTAGTGTTTTTTTGAGGACGAGTAGCCTGTTTTTCTTCTAATTTTAAATTAAAATTTTCATCAAAACGAATTAAACCTTCAACAGTCCCTGTTTCATTTTTAAATCCTTTTAAATTTACAGTACATCCTTTTTTTAATAATCTGATATATTGATTTTCAGATATTTTTTTATTTAAAAAACTAAATGGGAGTTTTAAATCACAACCATTTTTATAGTTGCTACATCCGTAAGCGGTTTTTCCTTTTAGAAGATAACCGTTATTACATTTAGGGCATTTTTCGTTAGTAATTCCCTTTTTGTTTTTTGAAGTTTTTTTAGAGCTGGATGAAGCTGTTTTTTTTGAAGCTGCTACCGCTGAAATATTTGCTCTCACTTTTTCAGAACGGACTTCGTATACTAGGTTATCTACCATTTTTTTCATGTTTTTTATAAAAGTCCCAGCATTAAAAGTGCCTTGTTCAATTTCTTTTAATTTTTTCTCCCATCTTCCAGTGAGTTCTGCAGATTTTAGCAATTCATTTTGAATGGTATCAATTAATTGAATTCCTGTTGTTGTAGGTAATAATTGTTTTTTATTACGTTTTATATATTTGCGTTTAAAAAGTGTTTCAATAATATTTGCACGTGTAGATGGTCTACCAATTCCGTTTTCTTTCATTAACTCTCTTAAATCATCATCATCTACTTGTTTCCCTGCTGTTTCCATAGAGCGTAAAAGTGTAGCTTCCGTATAATGCTTAGGAGGTTTTGTTTCTTTTTCTAAAAATGAAGGAATATGAGGACCTTTTTCACCTTTTACAAAAGTTGGTAAAATACCAGCTTCTTTTTTAACTGTATTTGGGGTTTCAAAAACAACTCTCCACCCTTTTTTTAAAATTTCTTTTCCAGTTGTTTTAAAAGAAACCGTATCTGCTTTTCCAATTACTGTTGTGTTAGAAACGGCACATTCATCATAAAAAACAGCAATAAATCTTTTGGTAATAATATCGTATACCTGTTGTTGATTGTATTGTAAGTTTATTTGGATTCCTGTTGGTATTATTGCGTGGTGATCTGTAACTTTTTTATCGTCAAAGACCTTAGGTGATTTTTTTATTTTTTTTTCTAATAGAGGAGTTATTAAATTTTGGTAATTTGTTAGATTTTTTAAAATTCCAGGAATTTTTGGATATACATCATTAGGTAAAAAGGTAGTGTCAACTCTTGGGTATGTTACTGCTTTTTGTTCGTATAATTTTTGAACAATTTTTAGGGTTTCATCCGCAGAAAATCCAAATTTATTATTGCAATAAACTTGTAAACCCGTTAAGTCAAATAATTTTGGAGCGTATTCTTTACCTTTCTTTTTAGTAATTGATACAATTTCAAAATCGCTTTCTTTTACTTTATTTGCAAAAATTTCACCTTCCTCTTTTTTTAAAAACCGTCCTTCTTCACAATTAAATTGTGTTTCTCGGTATAAGGTTTGTAATTCCCAATAAGGTTGTGGTTTAAAATTTTCAATTTCTTTATATCTATTAACAAGCATTGCCAGTGTTGGAGTTTGTACACGTCCAACGGATAACATTTGTTTATAGCCACCATGTTTTACGGTGTATAATCTGGTAGCATTCATTCCTAAAAGCCAATCTCCAATGGCTCTAGAAAAACCAGCATAATATAAACTGTTGTAATTTTCTGAGGGTTTTAAATTTTGAAAACCTTCTTTTATGGCTTCTGTAGTTAATGATGAAATCCATAAGCGTTGTACTTCACCTTTATAATTAGCTTGGTTAATAACCCAGCGTTGTATTAATTCTCCTTCTTGTCCAGCATCACCACAATTTATAACTACTTCAGCTTTATCAAATAAATTTTTTACAATATTAAATTGTTTTTGAATACCTTCATTTGCAACAACTTTAGTCTCAAATTTATCTGGAAGCATTGGTAAATTATTTAAATCCCAACTTTTCCAATGTGGTTTATAATCGTTTGGTTCAAAAAGAGTGCATAAGTGACCGAAAGTATAAGTAACCGCATAGCCATTTCCTTCAAAATACCCATCGCGTTTTGTAGTTGCCCCTAAAACAGTAGCAATTTCACGAGCAACACTTGGTTTTTCGGCAATACAAACTTTCATTTTATATTAATTTTTGAAGGTGCAAAATACTAAATTTTAAAATTTGAAACATTAAAAAATATAATTTTAATAGCTGTAGTATCATTTTTACGTTTAAAGTAAGTCTATGTTAAAATTAAAAAGAATATATTTATTGCCTAAACATCAATCAATCAATGATATTATACACAATTCAAGAAATCAATTCAATATTAAACGGAGAATTAATTGGAGCTACAACTCATAAAATTTCAGGTCCAGAACATTTAGAAAAAGCAACTGAAAATCAAATTAGCTTTATCGGAAATAAAAAATATGTTCATTTATGGAAAAAATCAAAAGCTAGTGCTGCTATTGTCAGTGAAAATATTGAAGTTGAAGCCATAGAAAATAAAGTTATTATTAAAGTTAAAGACGCTGATTTGGCAATGGCAAAATTGCTAGAAGTTTTTACTCCTAATTTACCTGAATTTGAAGATAATATTCATCCAACAGCAGTAATAGAACCTACTGCAAAAATTGGTTTAAATTGTAAAATTGGAGCGAATTGTTATATAGGGAAAAATGTTGAATTAGGAGATAATGTGCAGTTATTTCCAAATGTAGTAATTTTTGATGCTTCAAAAATAGGCGATAGAACAGTTATTTGGTCTGGAACAGTAATACGTGAACGTAGTATAGTTGGAAGTGATTGTATTTTTCATTCTAACGTAAGTATTGGAGCTGATGGCTTTGGGTACCGACCAAGAGAAGATGGGAAAGGACTGTTAAAAGTACCTCATATTGGTAATGTTATTATAGGCAATAATGTAGAAATTGGAGCAAACTCATCTGTTGATCGTGCTAAATTTAGTGCAACAATAATTGGAGATGGTTGTAAAATAGATAATTTGGTACAAATAGCACATAATTGTGTGTTAGGACGTTCTTGTATTATGGCTGGAAGCAGTGGTTTGGCAGGTTCTGTTACTTTAGGAGATGGTGTAATTATAGGAGGAGCTTCAAGTATAAAAGACCATGTTACTATTGGTTCAGGAGCCGTTGTTGGAGGTGGTTCTGGTGTTATGAACGATATTCCTGCTGGTAAAACAGTAGTTGGGTATCCTGCTACAGATGCTAGAGATACATTTAGGCAGTGGGTTGCAGTAAAAAAACTTGGAAAAGGAAAGAAATAATAAATTATATTTGTTTTATAAATGTTAATTAAATTTTAAAATGTTAAAAGAATTAAAGGAAATTAAACCTGGAGTAGGGTTAGGGTTTCTAAAGTTTGGAATGTCTAGAGCACAAGTAAAAGAATTACTTGGTGAACCTACGTTTATTGATAAATATTCGCATTCTGAAGCAGCTAACGATGCAACAGAATCTTGGGAGTATGATGAATTATTTTTATCGATTAGTTTTGATGAAGCTGAAGACTGGAAACTTATGATGATTTCTATAAGTTCTGATTTTTATGAGCTTGAAGAAGCTTCATTAATTGGTTTAAGTCAGACTAAATTAATTGATCAATTAGATGAGATTGATTATGGAAATGTGTACGTTGAAGATTGTTCTGAAAGTGATAATGAAGATAATAAAGTAATTGAAATTGACGAAAAATCGATTAACTTTTGGTTGACTAATGGGGTTTTAGATGAAATTCAATGGTCTCCATTATTTATTAATGACGATACCATAAAATGGCCTAAATAAATTAAGTATTTTTAATATATCATCCCTGCCAAAGTAGGGATGATATATAGAATTACTACAGTTTTTAACTGTAATTTCAGTTTATTCTCTAACTAGTTGGTTATTTATAAATTGAATTGATTTTTGATTGAATATTTGAGCTTGTTCAATGTTTACAACATGTCCACAATTTTCTATAACAAATAGAGTGGATTTTAAATGTGTTTCCACAACTTTTTTTATAGATGGTAAAAATAAATGATCTTCTT
This window encodes:
- a CDS encoding type IA DNA topoisomerase; this translates as MKVCIAEKPSVAREIATVLGATTKRDGYFEGNGYAVTYTFGHLCTLFEPNDYKPHWKSWDLNNLPMLPDKFETKVVANEGIQKQFNIVKNLFDKAEVVINCGDAGQEGELIQRWVINQANYKGEVQRLWISSLTTEAIKEGFQNLKPSENYNSLYYAGFSRAIGDWLLGMNATRLYTVKHGGYKQMLSVGRVQTPTLAMLVNRYKEIENFKPQPYWELQTLYRETQFNCEEGRFLKKEEGEIFANKVKESDFEIVSITKKKGKEYAPKLFDLTGLQVYCNNKFGFSADETLKIVQKLYEQKAVTYPRVDTTFLPNDVYPKIPGILKNLTNYQNLITPLLEKKIKKSPKVFDDKKVTDHHAIIPTGIQINLQYNQQQVYDIITKRFIAVFYDECAVSNTTVIGKADTVSFKTTGKEILKKGWRVVFETPNTVKKEAGILPTFVKGEKGPHIPSFLEKETKPPKHYTEATLLRSMETAGKQVDDDDLRELMKENGIGRPSTRANIIETLFKRKYIKRNKKQLLPTTTGIQLIDTIQNELLKSAELTGRWEKKLKEIEQGTFNAGTFIKNMKKMVDNLVYEVRSEKVRANISAVAASKKTASSSSKKTSKNKKGITNEKCPKCNNGYLLKGKTAYGCSNYKNGCDLKLPFSFLNKKISENQYIRLLKKGCTVNLKGFKNETGTVEGLIRFDENFNLKLEEKQATRPQKNTKNTPEKINCPKCKKGTILKGKTAYGCSEYKNGCDFIFSFDDIRKKAAGKELTKELVYQILNGKH
- a CDS encoding NUDIX hydrolase, with amino-acid sequence MYKVFVNDCPIILTENNKISTKYKTVSFNPLEIKAIVTDLFENKILGICLICKDLKADWQLFKSVFKIERAAGGKVINLNNEVLFIYRLNKWDLPKGKLEKGESIQNCAIREVEEECGITGLTISKFLGKTYHIFEKKEKMILKITSWFLMDTNFKDELTPQKEEDIEQAIFKNTEEINTALENTYENIKLLFK
- a CDS encoding SulP family inorganic anion transporter; the encoded protein is MTKFITKRVSNVRNDVLSGITVALALVPEAVAFAFVAGVDPLVGLYAAFMVGLITSIFGGRPGMISGATGALAVVMVSLVSEGNALGNPGENLGLYYLFATVILMGIFQVLAGLLKLGKFVRLIPHPVMMGFVNGLAIVIFLSQLGMFKRTVGGEKVWLEGNQLYVMIGLVALTMLIMWGLPKIKKAEKLPEALIAILIVTGVAIFINFDVATVGSFIRDGGGTGLKGGFPTLKLETFAKVPFTWDSIVFILPYALILAAIGLIESLMTLNLVDDLTETRGDGNRECLAQGGANIVIGLFGGMGGCAMIGQSIINIKGGGRGRLSGIVAAIMLLLFILFGSSYIEQVPIAALVGVMFMVVIGTFAWSSFRIINKIPRADLFVLILVSALTVIFDLAIAVIAGVIFSALVFSWENATRIRARKRMKEDGTKTYEIWGPLFFGSISTFMEKFDVKNDPDHVEIDFVESRVSDHSAVEAIFNLVEKYETAGKKIYLKHLSEECKVLLHKSSPKFKEVIIEAIDDPRYHLAANPEKFTKGLFEN
- a CDS encoding pseudouridine synthase codes for the protein MENTKHQHFAIYKPDGYLSQFINNQTKRTNKKMLGDLYNFPENTMAIGRLDEPSEGLLLLTTNGKTSEYIRSSKIEKEYYAQVDGIISSEVIEILKNGVEISTESGKYLTKKCSVKKIETPLLPKRNKKIRDERHGPTSWISITLTEGKFRQVRKMTAVVGFPTLRLVRVRIGNFKLQNMLPGEVKPIVI
- the lpxD gene encoding UDP-3-O-(3-hydroxymyristoyl)glucosamine N-acyltransferase, which codes for MILYTIQEINSILNGELIGATTHKISGPEHLEKATENQISFIGNKKYVHLWKKSKASAAIVSENIEVEAIENKVIIKVKDADLAMAKLLEVFTPNLPEFEDNIHPTAVIEPTAKIGLNCKIGANCYIGKNVELGDNVQLFPNVVIFDASKIGDRTVIWSGTVIRERSIVGSDCIFHSNVSIGADGFGYRPREDGKGLLKVPHIGNVIIGNNVEIGANSSVDRAKFSATIIGDGCKIDNLVQIAHNCVLGRSCIMAGSSGLAGSVTLGDGVIIGGASSIKDHVTIGSGAVVGGGSGVMNDIPAGKTVVGYPATDARDTFRQWVAVKKLGKGKK